The following coding sequences lie in one Arachis ipaensis cultivar K30076 chromosome B03, Araip1.1, whole genome shotgun sequence genomic window:
- the LOC107629554 gene encoding uncharacterized protein LOC107629554, with protein MLSRLIPKPYSHLRRFLSPSPKPYTFPPQTKIPNLPLNPFFTATPKPFSTNNNNNGKGKDPYSPPAWKDFRDTEENFPAFFDDEEMNNMPPGENRGGEEEGFPLGRKEENKVVEEEKWYLQEKGVDDEDESSIFKGIDNEENKVKDGSGGHLGVGASDFQPWSLKEEKDGDEVKEDDVFVFQDDNIEGMKGEFSAVEGERSKEDIEKLEKEEKELTAVLKGPNRAFGDLIAASGITDEMLDSLIALKDLEGVEGLPPLRVIEDMRYERNTRKSTRAEMERLKQEEAAKARVRQVDEKGRAYGTGRRKCSIARVWVQPGDGKFIVNDKEFDVYFPMLEHRATLLRPFSETKTLGLWDVSCTVKGGGVSGQVGAIRLGISKALQSWEPDLRPALRNAGFLTRDARVVERKKPGKAKARKSFQWVKR; from the exons ATGCTTTCTCGTTTGATTCCAAAACCCTACTCCCATCTCAGACGCTTCCTCTCTCCCTCCCCAAAACCCTACACGTTCCCGCCGCAAACAAAAATCCCCAATTTGCCCCTCAATCCCTTCTTCACCGCCACTCCCAAACCCTTCTCcaccaacaacaataacaatggcAAGGGGAAGGACCCGTATTCTCCACCCGCGTGGAAGGACTTTCGCGACACTGAAGAAAATTTCCCTGCTTTCTTCGACGATGAAGAAATGAACAACATGCCTCCGGGGGAAAAtcgaggaggagaagaagaaggtttTCCTTTGGGGAGGAAGGAGGAGAATAAGGTGGTGGAGGAGGAGAAATGGTACTTGCAAGAGAAGGGTGTTGATGATGAAGATGAGAGTTCAATATTCAAAGGGATTGATAATGaggaaaataaagtaaaagatggTTCTGGTGGGCACCTTGGGGTGGGTGCATCGGATTTTCAACCTTGGAGCTTGAAGGAGGAGAAGGATGGTGATGAAGTGAAGGAAGATGATGTGTTTGTTTTTCAAGACGATAATATTGAAGGGATGAAGGGTGAGTTCAGTGCTGTGGAAGGTGAAAGAAGTAAAGAAGATATTGAGAAGCTTGAGAAGGAAGAGAAAGAGCTCACTGCTGTACTCAAAG GCCCAAACCGAGCTTTTGGTGATTTGATTGCTGCTTCTGGAATCACGGATGAAATGCTTGACAGTTTGATTGCGTTGAAAGACTTAGAAGGAGTCGAGGGATTGCCCCCTCTTAGAGTAATAGAAGACATGCGCTATGAGAGGAATACTAGAAAATCCACTAGAGCTGAAATGGAGCGTCTAAAGCAAGAGGAAGCTGCAAAAGCAAGAGTGAGACAAGTTGACGAGAAAGGACGTGCTTATGGAACTGGAAGAAGAAAATGTAGCATAGCACGTGTCTGGGTTCAACCTGGTGATGGTAAATTTATTGTTAATGATAAAGAATTTGATGTTTATTTCCCTATGCTTGAGCATCGTGCTACTCTCCTTCGACCTTTCTCCGAGACAAAGACATTAGGACTTTGGGATGTCAGTTGTACTGTAAAAGGAGGCGGTGTTTCAG GTCAAGTTGGAGCAATACGATTGGGAATCAGCAAGGCTTTGCAAAGCTGGGAACCAGATTTGCGTCCTGCACTAAGAAACG CTGGCTTCCTGACAAGGGACGCAAGAGTGGTAGAGAGGAAAAAACCAGGAAAGgctaaagcaagaaaaagcttcCAATGGGTCAAGCGTTAA
- the LOC107629553 gene encoding uncharacterized protein LOC107629553 has protein sequence MKVVPFTLLALLLVAIVPNGLLAVPSTVPAFLWSSHYDLVSENGMKDSVNYQIISPKDLAKSVLAEAGWSNFLCNGKEFQEPLDLALLFIGRELQSSDLSMSNHEDSTLLDLLKLSFTRSNISMAFPYVSSSEDENLEKQLVSGFAESCGDDLGIGKVVFLGSCSMDDTNDEDSAAFHSVQEYLNKKMEGSRTGKTDLLVFCNGGSQPLNIDEKPKSEGEVLSGLVSSVDKSGAKYAVLYVSDPSRLVRYPSYRELQRFLEETTNASLTANSTVCDRVCQIKSSLLEGILVGIVLLIILISGLCCMMGIDTPTRFETPQEQ, from the exons ATGAAGGTGGTTCCGTTCACGCTGCTTGCTTTGCTTCTTGTTGCTATTGTTCCAAATGGATTGTTGGCAGTTCCTTCTACGGTCCCTGCATTTCTTTGGTCTTCCCATTATGACCT GGTTTCAGAAAATGGCATGAAGGATTCTGTAAATTATCAGATCATTTCTCCAAAAGATCTAGCAAAGTCTGTTTTAGCTGAAGCTGGCTGGTCAAATTTTCTG TGCAATGGAAAGGAATTTCAGGAGCCTTTGGATCTGGCCCTTTTATTCATTGGTAGAGAG TTACAATCGTCAGATTTAAGCATGAGCAATCATGAAGACTCAACTCTTTTAGACTTGCTCAAG CTGTCTTTCACCAGGTCCAACATTTCCATGGCATTTCCATATGTTTCTTCATCAGAGGATGAGAATTTGGAAAAACAATTGGTTTCAGGATTCGCTGAATCCTGTGGAGATGATTTGGGAATTGGCAAAGTTGTATTCCTTGGATCTTGCTCCATGGATGATACAAATGATGAAGACAGTGCTGCTTTTCACTCTGTTCAG GAATATTTGAACAAGAAGATGGAAGGGAGTCGTACTGGGAAAACAGATTTGCTTGTGTTCTGTAATGGAGGTTCTCAACCTCTTAACATTGATGAGAAGCCAAAATCTGAAG GTGAAGTTTTATCTGGGCTTGTCAGCTCTGTTGATAAATCTGGGGCCAAATATGCAGTTCTTTATGTGTCAGATCCCTCCAGGTTGGTCCGGTATCCTTCTTACAGGGAACTACAAAGGTTTCTAGAAGAAACCACAAATGCGTCACTGACAGCCAATTCCACAGTTTGCGATAGAGTCTGCCAGATTAAGTCCTCTCTTCTGGAGGGAATTTTAGTG GGAATCGTTTTGCTAATAATCCTGATCTCTGGCCTTTGCTGTATGATGGGAATTGATACCCCAACGAGATTTGAGACTCCACAAGAGCAATGA